A window of Thermosynechococcus sp. NK55a contains these coding sequences:
- a CDS encoding CPBP family intramembrane glutamic endopeptidase, producing the protein MPIPKQMRQLQNAVSSVSVSSVSHWLATAPQAFLRSPQFSSRREQRLAIAACGLWFWAQFLYLHYLSSNPWPWLESLVESAAVVIIGGFPVLWWASGTPDVDPGGDKVAQRWQGRLLLSLGLYIAIGLALPQASRFPWHRTLTNLIFANQGGLNVLIFLGGVGAMVRVPFLLRQKTTPPPLLWAWISGAAFYLFFSHTGLISPAFPKAYTEGFIITPIYLLLCLWGDWQRRQPPRATSTGLGWQEIPLIALSLFSLYWFSRPSFRFGPFVAVQLFILVIILGRGRSHFGYSFEPRWRDARLLAALVLMALVTLVPLGTLLGFLPLDQFNFTPSPLAVFVYVTLFAMRVGIFEEVIFRSGLMILVRDLLRHYGGDRLPPVVTAWGAILICALLFGVLHIGNKPNADIELPLIAYRGVYMLMATLASIFYCLAFACTQRLWAGVVLHGLVDAIAVVFFGAALVAPF; encoded by the coding sequence ATGCCGATTCCCAAACAAATGCGCCAGCTTCAAAACGCCGTTAGTTCTGTGAGTGTTAGTTCTGTCAGTCACTGGTTGGCCACTGCCCCCCAGGCCTTTCTCCGCTCACCCCAATTTTCCAGCCGCCGCGAGCAACGGCTGGCGATCGCTGCCTGTGGATTGTGGTTTTGGGCACAATTCCTCTATTTGCACTATTTATCCTCAAACCCTTGGCCGTGGCTAGAAAGTCTCGTGGAGTCTGCCGCTGTGGTCATCATTGGGGGGTTCCCAGTGCTGTGGTGGGCAAGCGGCACCCCGGATGTTGACCCTGGTGGGGATAAGGTGGCTCAACGGTGGCAGGGACGGTTGCTCCTGAGTCTGGGACTGTACATTGCCATTGGCTTGGCCCTGCCCCAGGCAAGCCGCTTTCCTTGGCACCGGACTCTCACGAACTTGATCTTCGCCAATCAGGGGGGGCTGAATGTGCTGATCTTTCTTGGCGGCGTCGGGGCAATGGTGCGTGTCCCTTTCCTCCTGCGGCAAAAGACCACACCGCCGCCGCTGTTGTGGGCTTGGATCAGTGGCGCCGCATTCTATTTGTTCTTTAGCCACACTGGGCTCATTTCCCCCGCCTTCCCCAAGGCGTACACTGAAGGATTCATCATTACGCCTATCTATCTGCTCCTATGCCTTTGGGGCGATTGGCAGCGGCGGCAGCCCCCACGGGCAACCTCCACCGGCTTGGGATGGCAGGAGATTCCCTTGATTGCCCTTTCGCTGTTTAGCCTCTACTGGTTTTCGAGGCCCTCCTTTCGGTTTGGCCCTTTTGTGGCGGTGCAGCTCTTTATTCTTGTGATTATTTTGGGCAGGGGGCGATCGCACTTTGGCTATAGCTTTGAACCCCGCTGGCGGGATGCCCGTTTACTGGCGGCACTGGTGTTGATGGCCTTGGTAACCCTGGTGCCCTTGGGCACGCTATTGGGCTTTTTGCCCTTGGATCAATTCAACTTTACCCCCTCGCCCCTGGCAGTGTTTGTCTATGTAACCCTTTTTGCAATGCGGGTGGGTATTTTTGAAGAGGTGATCTTCCGCAGTGGCTTGATGATTTTGGTGCGGGACCTGCTGCGGCACTATGGGGGCGATCGCCTGCCGCCGGTTGTTACCGCTTGGGGGGCGATTCTCATTTGTGCGCTCCTTTTTGGCGTTCTCCATATCGGGAACAAGCCCAATGCCGATATAGAACTGCCCCTCATTGCTTACCGCGGGGTTTATATGCTTATGGCAACCCTTGCCTCTATCTTTTACTGCTTGGCGTTTGCCTGTACACAGCGCCTCTGGGCAGGGGTTGTCCTCCATGGCTTAGTGGATGCGATCGCCGTCGTCTTTTTTGGTGCTGCCCTTGTTGCCCCCTTCTAG
- a CDS encoding L,D-transpeptidase: MKKQRFLKAGQRSLLVVALLSLRFWGCLPSALATPPLRLEINLSRRQLTLYQGDTPLRRYPVAVGRPGWETPVGQFQVRQMIRNPAWKNPFTGGVIAGGHPQNPLGRRWIGFWSDGTNWVGLHGTPNPDSIGHAVSHGCVRMYNRDIEELFEKVQLGVPVIVVP, translated from the coding sequence ATGAAAAAACAACGGTTCCTCAAAGCTGGCCAGCGATCGCTACTGGTTGTTGCACTGCTGAGTTTGAGGTTTTGGGGTTGTTTGCCCTCTGCCCTCGCCACTCCGCCCCTGCGCCTAGAAATCAACCTCTCGCGGCGCCAATTGACCCTCTACCAAGGAGACACTCCCCTGCGCCGCTATCCAGTGGCCGTGGGTCGCCCAGGGTGGGAAACCCCTGTAGGTCAATTTCAAGTTCGCCAGATGATTCGCAATCCCGCTTGGAAAAATCCCTTTACTGGGGGAGTGATTGCCGGCGGACATCCCCAAAACCCCTTGGGACGGCGTTGGATTGGCTTTTGGAGTGATGGTACCAATTGGGTTGGGTTGCATGGTACCCCCAATCCTGATTCCATTGGGCATGCGGTTTCCCACGGTTGCGTGCGCATGTACAACCGCGACATTGAAGAGCTTTTTGAGAAAGTGCAACTAGGGGTGCCCGTGATTGTGGTGCCCTAG
- a CDS encoding cofactor assembly of complex C subunit B, whose protein sequence is MTDQRTDQILRYLPLATGVLGGTLLLINRLLTPMLTPSQARADVVGVILAAVLILTTLIWQRVQPRPPQAVILEGEEGFELAADLSPELQTELAWLSYTLLMNTPTKSMVLWRGDRPLLRRGILGPKPMTRTGAIVQRALQTQRPIYLVDLALYPGRIEFDYLPPNTQGVICQPVDAQTVMILGSNAPRSYTQQDERWVAALGAKLAQVLAQQYNKA, encoded by the coding sequence ATGACTGATCAGAGGACTGATCAAATCCTGCGCTATTTGCCCCTTGCCACCGGGGTTTTGGGGGGCACACTGCTGCTCATCAATCGCCTCTTAACCCCCATGCTCACCCCTTCCCAGGCCCGCGCCGATGTTGTGGGGGTCATCCTTGCAGCGGTCTTGATCTTAACAACGCTGATTTGGCAGCGGGTACAGCCCCGGCCTCCCCAGGCGGTGATCCTAGAGGGAGAGGAGGGATTTGAACTGGCGGCGGATCTCTCGCCAGAGTTGCAAACGGAACTGGCCTGGCTTTCCTACACCCTGTTGATGAATACGCCCACAAAGTCCATGGTCCTTTGGCGGGGCGATCGCCCCCTGCTGCGCCGCGGCATTCTTGGGCCCAAACCCATGACCCGCACCGGCGCCATTGTGCAGCGGGCCCTACAGACGCAACGCCCCATCTACTTAGTGGATTTGGCCCTTTACCCCGGCCGCATTGAGTTTGACTATTTACCCCCGAATACCCAAGGGGTGATCTGCCAGCCGGTGGATGCCCAAACCGTGATGATTTTGGGCAGCAATGCCCCCCGCAGCTATACCCAACAGGATGAGCGGTGGGTGGCAGCCCTGGGGGCAAAACTCGCTCAGGTGCTAGCACAACAGTACAATAAAGCCTAG
- the hemF gene encoding oxygen-dependent coproporphyrinogen oxidase, translated as MTVAPSVTTAVPSDSRQRVAAFLKDLQDQICQALEAADGAAQFQEDCWQRPEGGGGRSRVMKQGQLLEQGGVNFSEVWGEQLPPSILAQRPEAAGYGFYATGTSMVLHPRNPYVPTVHLNYRYFEAGPVWWFGGGADLTPYYPFAEDAKHFHQVHRAACDRHHREYYPVFKRWCDEYFYLKHRGETRGVGGIFFDYQDGSDRELYRGPHPDGEAARYSQAVGAIGSRSWEDLFAFVQSCGQAFLEAYLPIVERRRHLEYGDRERQFQLYRRGRYVEFNLVYDRGTIFGLQTNGRTESILMSLPPLVRWEYGYTPEPNSREAELYTTFLKPQDWVNWPL; from the coding sequence ATGACTGTTGCACCTTCTGTTACCACCGCTGTGCCCAGTGACTCCCGCCAACGGGTAGCCGCTTTTCTTAAGGATCTACAGGATCAGATTTGTCAGGCCCTAGAGGCCGCCGATGGTGCTGCCCAGTTTCAGGAAGACTGTTGGCAACGTCCTGAAGGGGGCGGCGGGCGATCGCGGGTGATGAAACAGGGTCAGCTTCTGGAGCAGGGGGGCGTGAATTTTTCGGAGGTGTGGGGAGAGCAGTTGCCGCCTTCGATCTTGGCGCAGCGTCCGGAGGCGGCAGGGTATGGCTTCTATGCCACCGGTACCTCGATGGTGCTCCATCCCCGCAATCCCTATGTGCCAACGGTGCATTTGAACTACCGCTATTTTGAAGCCGGGCCGGTGTGGTGGTTTGGCGGTGGCGCCGATTTAACCCCCTACTATCCCTTTGCTGAGGATGCCAAACATTTCCATCAGGTGCATCGGGCCGCCTGCGATCGCCACCACCGGGAATACTATCCCGTCTTTAAGCGCTGGTGTGATGAATACTTTTATCTGAAGCATCGCGGCGAAACCCGCGGCGTCGGCGGCATTTTCTTTGACTACCAAGATGGCAGCGATCGCGAGCTATACCGTGGCCCGCATCCCGATGGCGAAGCCGCCCGCTATAGCCAAGCTGTGGGAGCCATTGGCAGTCGTTCTTGGGAAGATCTCTTTGCCTTTGTGCAAAGCTGTGGCCAGGCCTTCCTCGAGGCCTACCTGCCCATTGTGGAGCGGCGGCGCCACCTGGAGTATGGCGATCGCGAGCGGCAATTCCAGCTCTATCGCCGCGGCCGCTATGTGGAATTCAACCTCGTCTATGACCGCGGCACCATCTTTGGCCTGCAAACCAATGGCCGCACCGAGTCCATTTTGATGTCGCTGCCTCCCTTGGTGCGCTGGGAATATGGCTATACCCCAGAACCCAACAGCCGCGAAGCGGAACTCTATACCACATTCCTCAAGCCCCAGGACTGGGTCAATTGGCCCCTCTAA
- a CDS encoding cytochrome c biogenesis protein has protein sequence MNAPVFRRVLALLGDLRLAIVLLLVIAIASIAGTVIEQGQSLSFYQANYPEDPALFGFLSWRVLLALGLDQVYHTPWYLTLLVLFGASLMACTVTRQVPTLATAQRWQYYQEPRQFTKLALSTSIPQGSLKALATALSAKGYRVWQTDTQLYARKGLVGRIGPIVVHASLILILLGGILGALTGFMAQELVPSGETFQLQHLVQAGPFARIPQDWSVKVNRFWIDYTDAGDIDQFYSDLSVVDAAGQEVKRGTIHVNRPLRYRGVTFYQADWSIAALRFRLNNSPVLQLPMVPLDTAGKGRLWGTWLPTKADLSEGVSLIARDLQGTVLIYSPKGEFLSSLRSGMSTQINGVTLSLVELVGSTGLQIKADPGIPLFYAGFALLMAGVVMSYVSHSQVWGLQGQTVLYVGGRTNRAQLAFEQELLGILEALSGQGQPAINATL, from the coding sequence ATGAATGCCCCTGTGTTTCGCCGTGTTCTTGCTCTCCTTGGCGATCTGCGCCTAGCCATTGTTCTGTTGCTGGTGATTGCGATCGCCAGCATCGCCGGCACCGTGATTGAGCAGGGGCAGTCCCTCAGCTTCTATCAAGCCAACTATCCCGAAGACCCCGCCCTCTTTGGCTTTCTAAGTTGGCGGGTACTGCTGGCACTGGGGTTGGATCAGGTGTATCACACCCCGTGGTATCTGACGCTGTTGGTGCTCTTTGGCGCCAGTTTGATGGCCTGTACCGTCACTCGTCAGGTCCCTACCCTAGCCACTGCCCAACGCTGGCAGTACTACCAAGAACCGCGTCAATTCACAAAGCTGGCCCTGAGCACCAGCATTCCCCAAGGCTCCCTCAAGGCACTGGCCACTGCCCTGAGCGCAAAGGGCTACCGCGTTTGGCAAACCGACACCCAACTCTATGCCCGCAAGGGGTTGGTTGGTCGCATTGGTCCGATTGTGGTGCACGCCAGCCTGATCCTGATTCTCCTGGGGGGCATTTTGGGGGCCCTCACTGGCTTCATGGCCCAGGAGCTGGTGCCCAGTGGCGAAACCTTTCAGCTCCAGCACCTTGTACAGGCGGGACCCTTCGCCCGCATTCCCCAGGACTGGTCAGTGAAGGTGAATCGCTTTTGGATTGATTACACCGATGCCGGCGACATTGATCAGTTCTACTCGGATCTCTCTGTTGTGGATGCTGCTGGCCAGGAGGTGAAGCGGGGCACGATCCACGTCAATCGGCCCCTGAGGTATCGGGGCGTAACCTTCTATCAGGCGGATTGGAGCATTGCCGCCCTGCGCTTTCGCCTCAACAACAGTCCAGTGCTGCAATTGCCGATGGTGCCACTGGACACAGCCGGCAAGGGTCGCCTCTGGGGGACATGGCTACCCACCAAGGCAGACCTCTCGGAGGGGGTTTCCCTCATTGCCCGCGATCTCCAGGGGACTGTGCTCATCTATAGCCCCAAGGGCGAGTTTCTCAGCAGCCTGCGCAGCGGCATGAGTACACAAATCAATGGCGTCACCCTCAGCTTGGTGGAGTTGGTGGGCAGTACGGGGCTACAAATTAAAGCCGATCCAGGAATTCCCCTGTTTTATGCCGGCTTTGCCCTGTTGATGGCGGGGGTCGTGATGAGCTATGTCTCCCACTCCCAAGTTTGGGGCCTCCAGGGGCAGACGGTGCTATACGTGGGGGGACGCACCAACCGCGCCCAGTTGGCCTTTGAGCAGGAATTGCTGGGGATCCTTGAGGCCCTCAGCGGCCAAGGCCAACCCGCCATCAACGCCACCCTCTAA
- a CDS encoding type IV pilin protein, whose product MIQKANFYINLLFFLQDRRPQRRTANAGLTLPEVLAVIVILGVIALIALPSLLNQRLKAQLAGAKAAVGAVNRAQEAYRVRHKIFATKLAYLGIYNTQGGGYRVDGYHPLTLTYDQVQEEKTGRILHGGGNPWYVAVHAQAIDPAGTGVSGCVWAKGENYGVTTSSVKEGTSAAPPGDCWAAPSNGTNEPVKYVPIQTTE is encoded by the coding sequence ATGATCCAGAAGGCGAATTTTTACATTAATCTGCTATTCTTTCTGCAAGACCGCCGGCCACAGCGGCGCACCGCCAACGCGGGGTTGACGCTGCCGGAGGTGCTGGCGGTGATCGTTATTTTGGGGGTGATTGCCCTGATTGCCTTGCCCTCCTTGCTGAACCAGCGACTGAAGGCGCAATTGGCCGGGGCAAAAGCGGCAGTGGGGGCGGTGAACCGCGCCCAAGAAGCTTACCGCGTCCGCCATAAAATCTTTGCCACCAAGCTGGCCTATTTGGGGATCTACAATACCCAAGGTGGCGGCTATCGCGTGGATGGCTATCATCCCCTAACCCTGACCTACGACCAAGTGCAAGAGGAAAAGACGGGGCGCATTCTCCATGGGGGCGGCAATCCTTGGTATGTTGCTGTGCATGCGCAGGCCATTGATCCTGCCGGTACGGGGGTCTCGGGTTGCGTGTGGGCAAAGGGGGAAAACTACGGCGTTACGACGTCCTCGGTGAAAGAGGGAACCAGTGCCGCGCCCCCTGGCGACTGTTGGGCCGCCCCCAGCAACGGCACGAACGAACCGGTGAAGTATGTGCCCATCCAAACCACCGAATAG
- a CDS encoding Tfp pilus assembly protein FimT/FimU yields MERRQRGYTMTEMLVVIVLIAIVLGIATMSLFPLLQRQRVRAAVNNARNVLRLAQASAKKQKVPWIAAFRNTDLGPQWSINPVGSDRANWQWQPLVDDDEQLVMVMWATDFNSSARNERNEILPCWSAPESSSCELAFDYQGRVITPVTPRRISFSIYAYESAYLQCVRVPTILGGMRIEEGNSCGQYKE; encoded by the coding sequence ATGGAACGCCGCCAGCGCGGATACACCATGACAGAGATGTTGGTGGTGATTGTTTTGATCGCCATCGTGCTTGGGATTGCCACGATGAGCCTCTTTCCACTGCTGCAACGGCAACGGGTACGGGCAGCGGTGAATAATGCCCGCAACGTGCTGCGCTTGGCCCAAGCCAGCGCCAAAAAGCAAAAAGTGCCTTGGATAGCTGCTTTTCGCAATACCGACTTGGGCCCGCAGTGGTCAATTAATCCTGTGGGGAGCGATCGGGCCAATTGGCAATGGCAGCCCCTGGTGGACGATGATGAGCAACTGGTGATGGTCATGTGGGCCACCGATTTTAACTCCAGCGCTAGGAATGAAAGGAATGAAATCTTGCCATGCTGGTCAGCACCGGAATCCTCCAGCTGTGAGCTGGCCTTTGACTACCAAGGGCGGGTGATTACACCCGTCACGCCGCGGCGGATTAGCTTTAGCATCTATGCCTATGAAAGCGCTTACCTGCAATGTGTACGGGTTCCTACCATCCTCGGCGGCATGCGCATTGAAGAGGGCAATAGCTGCGGTCAATATAAAGAATAG
- a CDS encoding PilW family protein produces MKWPTWRGRRFQGFTLVEILVSLVIAGILMAALGTVLIDMLNTERREASLNQLRQDLKAAMDVITNDLSQAVFVYNGNCLAGNDQQCGDTTRSGQPLTNYLPAFPATMTPVLAMWILEPFPYDQNQLGYATFRMPRDCERVWSSDEPRTKQHCRDLQNGRRTYTLVVYYIDTAPTSFWAPDSPWQGKARLVRYQLRKYKVANVASDVNYDYLGINRGYVEPIGETNFARWPFKVGTTTTENLQDTRAGGRPEANIEGYLRVTDLVVVTDFIDTDTTMPSPACPEALPGTPAFVRTPLSSATAPAGFFACVQDSGASFNAATFVYLRGNPEGLPGIRPQDVQNRPVITTTVLSRSVEGKVPKY; encoded by the coding sequence ATGAAATGGCCAACCTGGCGAGGGCGGCGGTTTCAGGGCTTTACCCTAGTGGAGATCCTTGTTTCCCTAGTCATTGCCGGCATTCTCATGGCTGCCTTAGGCACTGTTTTGATTGACATGCTCAACACCGAGCGCCGCGAAGCCTCCTTGAATCAACTGCGCCAAGACCTCAAGGCCGCCATGGATGTGATTACCAATGACTTGTCGCAGGCGGTTTTTGTCTATAACGGCAACTGCCTAGCCGGCAATGACCAGCAGTGCGGCGACACCACCCGCTCTGGCCAGCCCCTCACCAATTACCTGCCAGCGTTTCCGGCAACCATGACCCCTGTCCTGGCCATGTGGATTCTGGAGCCTTTTCCCTACGATCAAAACCAACTGGGCTACGCCACCTTTAGGATGCCGCGGGATTGCGAGAGAGTATGGTCTAGCGATGAACCCAGGACGAAACAACACTGCCGCGATCTCCAAAATGGCCGCCGCACCTACACCCTAGTGGTCTATTACATTGACACGGCCCCCACCTCCTTCTGGGCGCCAGACTCACCATGGCAGGGCAAGGCGCGGCTAGTGCGCTATCAACTGCGCAAGTATAAGGTGGCCAACGTGGCCAGTGATGTCAATTATGACTACCTGGGGATTAATCGGGGTTACGTGGAACCCATCGGCGAAACCAACTTTGCCCGCTGGCCTTTCAAAGTAGGCACTACAACCACTGAAAATCTCCAGGACACGCGAGCGGGTGGTCGTCCTGAGGCTAATATTGAGGGCTACCTGCGTGTTACCGATTTGGTGGTGGTCACCGATTTTATTGACACCGATACCACCATGCCCTCCCCGGCCTGTCCAGAGGCGCTGCCAGGCACTCCTGCCTTCGTGCGCACGCCCCTCAGTTCGGCGACAGCACCGGCGGGCTTCTTTGCCTGTGTGCAGGATAGTGGCGCCAGCTTCAATGCCGCCACCTTTGTCTATTTGCGGGGCAATCCTGAGGGACTCCCCGGCATTCGCCCCCAAGATGTGCAAAATCGCCCAGTGATCACCACAACGGTTTTGAGCCGCTCTGTGGAAGGAAAAGTGCCTAAGTACTAG
- a CDS encoding Rpn family recombination-promoting nuclease/putative transposase: protein MRRDSLFYQLFAQLPQTLFDLLGKDTPQGYRFDSVELKQTAFRIDGVFVPPDPAGTVYFCEVQFQRDNTFYERFFAEIFLYLRLYRSTFADWQAVVIYPNRQTEQESFDPYDLLVHSSRLRRVYLNELGAPESLPLSLGLMQLTVLPEAEMPRVARLLAERAQGEEVPRSEAIIELITTIVLYKFTELSREEVLRMLGFTTEELKRTRFYREVYAEAREEGLQEGRQEGREEGLQEGLQQGLQQGLQQGLQQGLHQGLQQGLHQGLQQGLQQGLQQGLQQGLQQGLQQGEVLVILRLLRRRFGSVPRDLEERIRQLSISQIEALAEALLDFRELGEVAAWLERFA from the coding sequence ATGCGCCGCGATTCCCTGTTCTATCAACTGTTTGCCCAACTGCCCCAAACCCTCTTTGACCTGTTGGGCAAAGACACCCCTCAGGGGTATCGTTTTGACTCAGTCGAGCTGAAGCAAACCGCCTTTCGCATAGATGGCGTCTTTGTGCCCCCTGACCCTGCGGGCACGGTCTATTTCTGTGAGGTGCAGTTTCAGCGGGATAACACCTTCTATGAACGCTTCTTTGCGGAGATTTTTCTCTATCTGCGCCTGTATCGCTCCACCTTTGCGGACTGGCAAGCGGTGGTGATCTATCCCAATCGGCAAACGGAGCAAGAGTCTTTTGACCCCTATGACCTGTTGGTTCATAGTTCCCGCCTGCGGCGAGTCTATCTCAATGAATTGGGGGCGCCGGAGAGTTTGCCTTTGAGTCTGGGGTTGATGCAGTTGACGGTGCTGCCTGAGGCAGAGATGCCGAGAGTGGCCAGGTTACTGGCTGAGCGCGCTCAGGGGGAAGAGGTCCCAAGGTCAGAGGCCATAATAGAGTTAATCACGACGATTGTGCTGTACAAGTTCACGGAGCTGAGTCGGGAGGAGGTGTTGCGGATGTTGGGGTTTACTACTGAGGAACTGAAGCGGACACGGTTTTATCGGGAGGTGTATGCTGAGGCGCGGGAGGAAGGATTACAAGAAGGAAGACAAGAGGGACGAGAAGAAGGACTTCAGGAAGGCTTGCAACAGGGATTGCAACAGGGATTGCAACAGGGATTGCAACAGGGATTACACCAAGGCTTGCAACAGGGATTACACCAAGGCTTGCAACAGGGATTGCAACAGGGCTTGCAGCAGGGCTTGCAACAGGGCTTGCAACAGGGATTGCAACAGGGAGAAGTGCTAGTTATCTTGCGCCTGCTGAGGCGGCGATTTGGGAGTGTGCCTAGGGACTTGGAGGAGCGGATTCGGCAGCTTTCTATTTCACAGATTGAGGCTTTGGCGGAGGCGCTGCTTGACTTTAGGGAACTGGGGGAAGTGGCGGCATGGCTGGAGCGCTTTGCTTGA
- a CDS encoding DUF4351 domain-containing protein, protein MANSDDSNLKLPLSLGLMQLTVLPEAEMPRVARLLAERAQGEEAPRSEAIIELITTIVLYKFTELSREEVLRMLGFTTEELKRTRFYREVYAEAREEGLHQGLQQGLQEGEVLVILRQLRRRFGSVPRDLEERIRQLSISQIEALAEALLDFRELEEVAAWLAHSC, encoded by the coding sequence TTGGCAAACAGTGACGACAGCAACCTAAAGTTGCCTTTGAGTCTGGGGTTGATGCAGTTGACGGTGCTGCCTGAGGCAGAGATGCCGAGAGTGGCCAGGTTACTGGCTGAGCGCGCTCAGGGGGAAGAGGCCCCAAGGTCAGAGGCCATAATAGAGTTAATCACAACGATTGTGCTGTACAAGTTCACGGAGCTGAGTCGGGAGGAGGTGTTGCGGATGTTGGGGTTTACTACTGAGGAACTGAAGCGGACACGGTTTTATCGGGAGGTGTATGCTGAGGCGCGGGAGGAAGGATTACACCAAGGCTTGCAGCAAGGATTGCAGGAGGGAGAAGTGCTAGTTATCTTGCGCCAGCTGAGGCGGCGATTTGGGAGTGTGCCTAGGGACTTGGAGGAGCGGATTCGGCAGCTTTCTATTTCACAGATTGAGGCTTTGGCGGAGGCGCTGCTTGACTTTAGGGAACTGGAGGAAGTGGCAGCATGGCTAGCCCACTCTTGTTAA
- a CDS encoding DUF3326 domain-containing protein, which translates to MLTAVLIIPTGIGAAIGGYAGDAIPVVRALAQVCDRLITHPNVLNGAMLYWPLPNVWYVEGYALDEFAAGHWGLLPPRANRIGLLLDAAIEPELQLRHRQAAAACSATLGLTLTEPVITDEPLGVQLQTAASGATWGTVANPASLLRSAETLIQVAKAEAIAIVTRFPDDPGTEALHHYRSGQGVDPLAGAEAVISHLIVQHFQIPAAHAPALEPLPLEESVHPRALAEEIGYTFLPSVLVGLSRAPRYSLSDPHALWRQDVDAVIVPATALGGRGILALAHQGIPILTVANNTTTLNVTGADLGIETIPCQSYAEAIGVLSAMKAGVSWQTVTTAT; encoded by the coding sequence GTGCTGACGGCGGTTCTGATCATTCCAACGGGCATTGGGGCTGCCATTGGCGGTTATGCGGGGGATGCGATTCCAGTTGTTCGTGCCTTGGCCCAAGTGTGCGATCGGCTGATTACTCACCCCAACGTTCTGAATGGGGCGATGCTCTATTGGCCACTGCCCAATGTTTGGTATGTCGAAGGCTATGCCCTTGATGAATTTGCCGCTGGCCACTGGGGATTGCTACCACCCCGTGCAAATCGCATTGGTCTATTACTGGATGCAGCCATAGAACCCGAGCTGCAACTTCGCCATCGTCAAGCGGCGGCGGCCTGTTCTGCTACCTTGGGTCTAACCCTTACTGAACCGGTTATTACAGATGAACCGTTGGGGGTACAGCTACAAACCGCTGCCTCCGGAGCAACATGGGGCACTGTGGCGAACCCTGCCAGTTTATTGCGGTCGGCAGAAACACTGATTCAAGTCGCTAAGGCAGAGGCGATCGCGATCGTGACTCGCTTTCCTGATGATCCGGGCACAGAAGCATTGCACCACTATCGTAGTGGCCAAGGTGTCGATCCCCTAGCAGGGGCAGAAGCAGTCATTAGTCATTTGATTGTCCAGCACTTTCAGATTCCAGCAGCCCATGCCCCAGCCCTGGAACCCTTACCCCTAGAGGAGAGTGTACATCCCCGCGCCCTTGCCGAAGAAATTGGCTATACCTTTTTGCCTTCCGTGCTCGTGGGGTTGAGTCGTGCTCCCCGCTACAGCTTAAGTGACCCGCATGCCCTGTGGCGACAGGACGTGGATGCAGTGATTGTACCCGCTACGGCACTTGGTGGACGGGGAATTCTGGCCTTGGCTCATCAAGGCATCCCCATCCTAACAGTAGCTAACAATACCACAACCCTCAATGTTACCGGTGCCGATTTGGGGATAGAGACAATTCCTTGCCAGTCCTATGCCGAGGCGATCGGCGTCCTGAGTGCCATGAAGGCGGGAGTATCTTGGCAAACAGTGACGACAGCAACCTAA